In Blastopirellula sp. J2-11, a single genomic region encodes these proteins:
- a CDS encoding HNH endonuclease has protein sequence MKRRSETVKRVGRSNIEARRPSPRSLGYDADWERVAKQRRELDRYLCQACLERGLYTSATDVDHIIPLHVRIEWRLELSNTQVLCRTHHRRKTEQDKQLFGSSTALVLSTEQQTRRDAARRPQEPPRAPMGESFIRAHVLGPSRSPRALFREIGYRGGLKHEGT, from the coding sequence AAGCAACATCGAAGCACGTCGTCCCTCACCAAGATCGCTGGGCTACGACGCCGACTGGGAACGAGTCGCCAAGCAACGACGGGAACTAGATCGTTATCTATGCCAAGCATGTTTGGAACGTGGACTCTATACTTCGGCGACCGACGTCGATCACATCATCCCACTACACGTTCGTATCGAATGGCGACTTGAATTGAGCAATACGCAAGTGCTCTGCCGAACGCATCACCGGCGCAAGACGGAACAAGACAAACAGCTATTTGGGTCAAGCACTGCGCTTGTTCTATCGACAGAACAGCAGACCCGCAGAGATGCCGCTAGAAGGCCCCAGGAGCCGCCGAGAGCCCCCATGGGGGAGTCATTCATACGGGCGCACGTGCTTGGACCGTCGCGTTCCCCGCGCGCGCTTTTCCGCGAAATTGGGTACCGGGGGGGCCTGAAGCATGAAGGGACGTAA
- a CDS encoding integrase core domain-containing protein encodes MLLLIAGSTQKELAAQIRYLKVENEVLRSKLPRRISVTAQEKNRLVKFGGKLGQAVHEIVTIVAPSTILRWIRESKTPVGVKQVRKGRPRTKEEIRELIIRFARENDWGYTRIMGELKKLGIKPPSRNTVKNILKENGLEPGPERGEGTWDEFLKMHAATLWQCDFCAKRVLTLKGWRDLYLLIFLHVESRQVYIAPSTFHPNEEWVVGQAKAFQEHAKSEGLAVGTLMRDRDTKFQPAFDAVIESAGAEVKVGAFRSPNTNAFVERFIQTIQQECLDHFVVFGEQHMDHLVKEFVEFYHEERPHQGKENELLTSNDESQPECPLDRFYQLSRQWAGHSVAAHIILPIAATTA; translated from the coding sequence TTGCTGCTTCTGATCGCCGGATCGACCCAAAAAGAGCTGGCTGCCCAGATCCGATACCTGAAGGTGGAGAATGAGGTGCTGCGGTCCAAATTGCCCAGGCGAATCTCGGTCACCGCTCAAGAGAAGAATCGACTCGTCAAGTTTGGAGGGAAGCTGGGCCAGGCGGTTCACGAGATCGTCACCATTGTCGCGCCGAGCACAATTCTCCGCTGGATTCGCGAATCGAAGACGCCGGTTGGTGTCAAACAGGTTCGAAAAGGACGTCCCAGAACCAAAGAGGAGATTCGCGAACTGATCATTCGTTTCGCCCGGGAAAACGACTGGGGCTACACGCGGATCATGGGAGAGCTCAAGAAGCTTGGCATCAAGCCGCCATCGCGCAACACGGTCAAAAACATTCTGAAAGAGAACGGGCTTGAGCCAGGACCGGAGCGGGGCGAAGGCACGTGGGATGAGTTCCTCAAGATGCATGCCGCCACGCTCTGGCAATGCGACTTCTGCGCCAAGCGGGTGCTCACGCTGAAGGGCTGGCGAGATCTGTATTTGTTGATCTTTCTGCATGTCGAATCACGCCAAGTCTATATCGCGCCGTCGACGTTTCATCCTAATGAAGAGTGGGTGGTTGGGCAGGCCAAGGCGTTTCAGGAGCACGCGAAGTCGGAAGGTCTTGCTGTCGGAACGCTTATGCGTGATCGGGACACGAAGTTCCAGCCTGCGTTTGATGCGGTGATTGAATCCGCGGGCGCCGAGGTGAAGGTGGGCGCGTTCCGTTCACCCAACACGAACGCCTTTGTGGAGCGGTTCATCCAGACGATTCAGCAGGAATGTTTGGACCATTTTGTAGTGTTTGGCGAGCAGCACATGGACCATTTGGTGAAAGAGTTCGTCGAATTCTATCACGAGGAACGGCCGCATCAGGGCAAGGAAAATGAACTGCTGACGTCGAACGATGAGTCGCAGCCCGAATGTCCTCTCGATCGATTCTATCAGTTGTCGCGGCAATGGGCAGGCCATTCCGTCGCTGCTCACATCATCCTGCCCATTGCCGCGACAACCGCATAA
- a CDS encoding terminase large subunit, with protein sequence MTVPNEWIRSSNDERAVANGCWFDETSAERVREFFLRFLKHSKGQWAGKSFELLEWQWQDVVAPLFGWRRADGTRRFRRGYIEVPKKNGKSTLFAGLSLYLLTCDGEPGAEIYSAAVDRDQASIVFNEAANMVDYSPHLASRLKVVRSTKRIVDHRSRSVYRALSAEVPTKEGLNAHAVLVDELHAQKTRELWDTLRYAGASRRQPLMLAITTAGYDRLSICWEQHEYARQVLEGTVEDTAFFPYVSAADMEDDWTKPEIWARANPSFGITIDAEQFAEDCREAQESPAKENSFRRYRLNQWTQQESRWLNLEKWDACDEALAELDGRTCLAGLDLSSTTDISALVLVFPGDDHYDVLPFFWVPEDGARRREKRDHAPYVPWIQQRYIDASPGEVIDYERIRARINELENRFHIEQIAIDRWNATQLATQLDDDGFEIISFGQGYASMSAPTKKLEELVLARKLRHAGNPVLRWMAGNVAIEQDAADNWKPSKKKSQERIDGIVALVMAIDLATRHKESFSIYDEPGGLFL encoded by the coding sequence GTGACTGTCCCGAATGAATGGATTCGCAGTTCCAACGACGAGCGCGCTGTCGCCAACGGCTGCTGGTTCGATGAGACCTCGGCCGAGCGAGTACGTGAGTTCTTTCTACGGTTCCTGAAACACTCGAAGGGCCAATGGGCGGGAAAATCGTTTGAGCTACTGGAGTGGCAATGGCAGGATGTCGTGGCGCCGTTATTTGGCTGGAGGCGGGCCGATGGAACTCGTCGCTTTCGCCGCGGCTATATCGAAGTGCCGAAGAAGAATGGCAAGAGCACGCTCTTCGCGGGCCTGAGCCTTTATTTACTGACCTGCGATGGCGAACCAGGTGCCGAAATCTACAGCGCGGCCGTTGACCGAGACCAGGCTTCGATTGTGTTCAACGAGGCGGCCAACATGGTGGACTATTCGCCTCACTTGGCGTCACGGTTAAAAGTGGTCCGTTCCACCAAGCGAATCGTCGATCATCGCAGCCGATCAGTCTATCGCGCGCTATCCGCCGAAGTGCCCACCAAAGAAGGCCTCAACGCCCATGCGGTCCTCGTGGATGAACTGCACGCCCAGAAGACGCGGGAATTGTGGGACACGCTCCGGTACGCAGGAGCCTCTCGTAGGCAACCGCTCATGTTGGCGATCACCACCGCTGGATACGACCGTCTCAGTATTTGCTGGGAGCAGCACGAATATGCCCGCCAGGTGCTGGAAGGAACAGTCGAGGATACCGCCTTCTTCCCATACGTCTCTGCAGCTGACATGGAAGACGACTGGACAAAGCCGGAGATTTGGGCGCGTGCCAATCCAAGTTTTGGAATCACGATCGACGCGGAACAGTTCGCGGAAGACTGTCGTGAAGCCCAGGAATCGCCTGCCAAGGAAAACTCCTTCCGGCGCTATCGGCTTAACCAATGGACGCAGCAAGAATCGCGGTGGCTGAATCTGGAGAAGTGGGATGCTTGCGACGAGGCACTCGCGGAATTGGACGGTCGAACTTGTTTAGCGGGACTGGATCTTTCCTCGACGACGGACATCTCGGCACTGGTGCTGGTGTTCCCCGGTGACGACCACTACGACGTGCTGCCATTCTTCTGGGTACCGGAGGATGGTGCGCGGCGACGTGAGAAACGAGATCACGCCCCATACGTCCCCTGGATTCAACAGAGGTACATCGATGCTTCTCCCGGTGAAGTGATCGACTACGAACGCATCCGAGCTCGAATAAACGAACTGGAAAATCGATTCCACATCGAACAAATCGCCATCGACCGCTGGAACGCAACGCAACTAGCCACGCAACTCGACGATGATGGATTCGAGATCATTTCATTTGGCCAGGGCTACGCGAGCATGTCGGCGCCAACGAAGAAGCTAGAGGAACTGGTGCTGGCTCGAAAACTGCGACACGCGGGCAATCCTGTTCTTCGCTGGATGGCTGGCAATGTCGCGATCGAGCAGGACGCGGCCGACAACTGGAAGCCGTCAAAGAAGAAAAGCCAGGAACGGATTGATGGGATCGTGGCGCTGGTGATGGCGATTGATTTGGCGACTCGGCATAAAGAGAGTTTCAGCATTTATGACGAGCCGGGTGGGTTGTTTTTGTAG
- a CDS encoding phage terminase small subunit P27 family, giving the protein MKGRKPKPTVLKIREGNPGKRAINKAEPNAPDDVPSCPDFLDEVAQEEWHRIAQILTDMGLLSTADRAALAAYCTVYSRWVHAEQQVRKFGTIVKSPDKGFPMKSPYLTVADQAMETMRKFLVEFGLTPSSRSRIRVDRKTAADDQFDLFVGAG; this is encoded by the coding sequence ATGAAGGGACGTAAACCAAAACCGACGGTCCTGAAGATTCGCGAGGGGAATCCCGGCAAACGGGCCATCAATAAGGCCGAGCCCAACGCGCCTGATGATGTCCCCTCGTGCCCAGATTTTCTCGACGAAGTTGCGCAAGAGGAGTGGCATCGCATCGCTCAGATCTTAACTGACATGGGATTGCTCAGCACCGCCGACCGCGCCGCACTCGCCGCGTACTGCACCGTCTATAGCCGCTGGGTCCATGCCGAACAGCAAGTCAGGAAGTTCGGCACGATCGTCAAATCGCCCGACAAGGGATTTCCCATGAAGTCTCCGTATCTGACCGTCGCCGACCAAGCGATGGAAACGATGCGGAAGTTTCTCGTGGAGTTCGGGCTCACACCATCTAGTCGCAGTCGAATCCGCGTCGATCGCAAGACCGCTGCCGATGATCAGTTCGATCTCTTTGTAGGAGCCGGGTAG
- a CDS encoding RHS repeat-associated core domain-containing protein, whose amino-acid sequence MEPGYVKDEFGNPNNLHITHFDVGWDTNIAPEPPEPVVVTVSIGGTASFDDYVLTVLGVEITSSTFELTLGDTQLGLRFAFVGDGLVEGTETLVVSIVDGDAYDVSGVNGTQQISVYDGTYLATLENVTPRSTHSTAKESCGCAIEALIEQSPDTVVVAFDAEIESSNFVGDTLTMEVVFKATTSSGLVTETKSLTKNFVYNTVSANPTIVHFVFSIPRSTFGDAKFVEYTSELNSYDYGPEDDYGPLHEHQLIGGPLSSSGAIRLFSKGVTISPVPKLEIGENGAMILSGSDGDYYGDDGMDGFESAPGSFSALTSLMGGGYELVDADQNAYEFDAAGFVLTKTDAKGRITTYNYVTILGKKLISSIVEPFLTTTITYDGNGKLTNASNTRGDWVSFAYTSGLLTTATRKDPDGVGPLPTLVTTYAYDSSDRMTSKTTPDGAVTTWTYDYTGNLASVETSGGEYLDYDSPALEAISSGDTYETVTDDFGSTKTWRDSMDNVTREIDAEGNETVYERDANGVLLKKILPDPDGTGPLAPSIYEYTYDSRGNKLTETLPDLSVRTWVYHSTWNQPIQYTDANGNITLYEYDATYELLLSKTSVIGEIDDLINLETDDLTTSYTYTPAPTLSTDAPMSLVASMTAPDGVLTEFEYDEIGNRTKTTYAVGTADEAYTSATYDSNGSMLTETDELGNTTTYTYDDLKRRISITTADPDGPGPLSATVTSYGYNSLGLLSTQSVNGRTTTYTYDSKGRLDTVTEEDPDDAGPLTSPETSYTYDSDGNALTVTDPLGNITTNTYTGGQLTSVSQPDPDDAGPLSAPVTSYTYDANGQILTITDPLSRVTTYEYDNLGRQISVTYPDPDGVGALVALSETTVYDLFGRVASHTDAAGVETTYTYDPEGNLLSETTPLGTTAYSYDELNRRVEVESADPDGAGPLSTLVTAYAYNAAGMLAAVTTPSGTTRYSYDNRRRQTGVTEVDPNELEPAIDFSSTTFEGYAGQDSAGGTTVLDAGATLQITGNHWKRIALPYEVTEDTVLEFDFQSTIQGEIQGIGFETDNSLSTGTIFNLYGTQTWGNETYKDYDSAAPSVKHYKLNVGEHFTGSFLYMVFANDDDASDAAVSIFSNVRVYEEVAPATTSTTYDDAGNVLSETDALGNVTSYAYDNLNRIVTVTAPDPDGAGAQTSPVTSYAYNAYGQMASMTDPNGGVTTYVYDDLGRKIQEILPDPDGAGALASPDVEYAYDAKGQLVSMTDELGNVTSYDYDNLGRRISITLPDPDGAGAATSPVTTYEYDAAGQLLSMTDPLGRTTTYTYDALGRTLTETLPDPDGAGSLAAPVTTYIYGIDGRLTSTTDAESQTVSHTYNSAGQVATMTDPRGTTTYVYDALGRQLSITEPDPDGAGPQAAPVTTYQYDDFGRMVAMTTNDGTTSYEYDALGRLSKLTQPDVSDSIPSIDFNAVAVTGHSGSQDTAGGVEILDDGATLKITGNHWKKIDLPYEVTANTVIEFNFQSTVEGEIQGIGLDDNNTLSNDNIFKLYGTQTWARNQYEDYDASAPGVKHYKISVGDFYTGEFLYLIFGNDDDVNDAAVSLFSNIRIYEESVTTYTYDAKGNQLTETNSAGATTSYDYDNLGRLILKTDAEGGETEYTYDANGNRLTLTDPEESTTTWTYDALNRMLTNTNELSDTRYYEYDAAGNLTEYTDRNGRVIDYVYDNLQRRIAENWMDGMSTFHTITYGYDAASQLVEASDSAVTYTFTYDNLGRNTSSEHDLATLGFDVVIDEAYDALGRRVSLAAEIDGTDDLENMYAYDYLNRMTQVTQAGQVGGNGVAEKRVNFAYDAEDKNQFTSITRFADVAGTELVATSHYGYDAADQLVSLSYIDGSFNTLAGYTWSYDAANRQTGLTVYGYSAENAAYSYDDTDQLTGADRSGTSADESYTYDENGNRIDGSKVIGAGNQILSDGTYNYTYDDEGNITRKTNIADGSYTVYEWDFRNRLASVTNYDVSDVKLQKVAYGYDAFNNLISRDLDSNGDGTVDQSGYFIYDNGQILLQIDDAGDVDQRLLWGSGVDQILADENAAGDVLWALTDQQNTIRDWVEYDAIADDTSVVNHIAYNAYGEFTSQSNSSLDTLDLYYTSRFFDEATGLQYNTNRWYDAELGRWISQDPIGFAAGDENLYRYVGNIPTNATDPSGLERITKTAVSKSYINTITNIGANGSAEKVRLLKAFAIATNNGGYIHDGNVSSPTSGTQRLRAQIEIAFDVDVNGISNLNVTSDSQGGQEAPFIYGSINLTQWKVQESPWLVKVGWFTWGRPDPKLEPSFQFIYPRTSVNIWHGVVLTITVGACLDSADINVEKFEGSDFPSHRLWVDSSLVGDLPQGKFSSLWQSDTILGPTFVTRQGTALRFPDGSGGGGGW is encoded by the coding sequence ATGGAACCGGGTTATGTCAAAGATGAATTCGGAAATCCGAACAATTTGCATATCACCCATTTCGATGTTGGCTGGGATACGAACATTGCGCCGGAACCACCAGAACCTGTCGTCGTGACGGTTTCGATTGGTGGGACAGCTAGCTTTGATGACTATGTGCTTACTGTGCTCGGAGTCGAAATCACCAGTTCTACGTTTGAATTGACTCTCGGTGATACGCAGTTGGGTCTGAGATTCGCATTTGTCGGCGACGGACTCGTCGAAGGAACAGAAACTCTCGTCGTCAGCATTGTCGATGGTGACGCTTACGATGTAAGCGGTGTCAATGGAACGCAGCAAATCAGTGTTTACGACGGTACGTACTTGGCTACTCTAGAGAACGTAACCCCGCGCAGCACGCATTCGACGGCAAAGGAGTCCTGCGGATGCGCAATCGAAGCTTTGATTGAGCAAAGTCCAGACACTGTTGTTGTGGCTTTTGACGCAGAAATTGAGAGCTCTAACTTTGTTGGCGATACGCTCACAATGGAAGTCGTCTTCAAGGCGACAACTTCTTCTGGATTGGTGACGGAAACCAAATCTCTCACCAAGAACTTTGTCTACAATACAGTGTCGGCGAATCCAACCATCGTTCATTTTGTCTTTTCCATTCCTCGTTCAACATTCGGTGATGCAAAATTTGTGGAGTACACCTCTGAACTGAATTCGTACGACTATGGGCCAGAGGACGACTATGGCCCATTGCACGAGCACCAATTAATTGGTGGCCCGCTTAGCAGCTCAGGGGCGATTCGCCTTTTCTCGAAGGGGGTGACGATCTCGCCGGTTCCAAAGTTAGAGATCGGGGAAAATGGCGCGATGATCCTAAGTGGGAGCGATGGCGATTATTATGGCGACGACGGCATGGACGGATTTGAATCCGCGCCGGGGTCATTTTCCGCGCTTACTTCGCTAATGGGCGGCGGCTATGAACTGGTTGACGCAGACCAAAACGCCTATGAATTTGATGCTGCTGGCTTCGTGCTTACAAAGACTGATGCCAAAGGAAGGATAACCACTTACAACTACGTCACGATCCTTGGTAAGAAGCTAATTTCGTCGATTGTGGAACCGTTTCTGACCACGACTATTACCTACGACGGAAATGGAAAACTGACGAACGCGTCAAACACGCGCGGAGACTGGGTTTCTTTCGCCTACACCAGCGGACTGCTGACGACCGCAACTCGCAAAGATCCCGATGGCGTCGGCCCGCTTCCCACCCTGGTGACGACATATGCGTATGACAGTTCCGACCGCATGACGAGCAAAACCACTCCAGACGGAGCGGTCACGACCTGGACCTACGATTACACCGGAAACTTGGCGTCGGTGGAAACCTCAGGGGGCGAGTATCTTGACTATGACTCGCCAGCACTCGAGGCGATCTCGTCTGGCGACACTTACGAGACCGTTACCGACGATTTTGGCTCGACCAAGACTTGGCGAGACTCAATGGACAACGTTACGCGTGAAATCGACGCCGAAGGTAACGAAACCGTCTACGAGCGGGACGCCAACGGTGTACTGCTGAAGAAAATTCTCCCCGATCCGGATGGAACGGGTCCATTGGCGCCTTCGATCTACGAGTACACCTACGACAGCCGCGGCAATAAGCTGACCGAGACGCTGCCTGACTTGTCGGTCCGTACTTGGGTTTATCATTCCACCTGGAATCAGCCAATCCAGTACACCGACGCCAACGGCAACATCACACTCTACGAATACGACGCAACTTACGAACTTCTCTTGTCGAAAACCAGCGTCATCGGCGAGATCGACGATCTGATTAATCTGGAAACCGACGATCTTACGACCAGCTATACCTACACGCCGGCGCCGACTTTGTCGACCGATGCTCCGATGAGTCTGGTCGCGTCGATGACGGCGCCCGATGGCGTTCTCACCGAATTCGAATACGACGAAATCGGCAATCGCACCAAGACAACGTACGCCGTCGGCACGGCAGACGAGGCCTATACCAGCGCCACGTATGACTCCAATGGCAGTATGCTGACCGAGACCGATGAACTTGGTAACACGACGACTTATACTTACGACGATCTGAAGCGGCGAATCTCCATCACCACCGCCGATCCCGATGGCCCAGGCCCCCTTTCCGCGACCGTCACCAGCTACGGCTACAACTCGCTTGGCTTGTTGTCGACCCAATCCGTCAACGGTCGCACCACGACTTACACCTACGATTCTAAAGGACGACTCGATACCGTAACCGAGGAAGATCCAGATGACGCCGGCCCACTCACATCGCCCGAGACGAGCTATACCTATGATTCGGACGGTAATGCTCTCACGGTTACTGATCCGCTTGGAAATATCACGACCAATACATACACGGGCGGCCAGTTGACCTCAGTGTCGCAGCCTGATCCCGATGACGCTGGTCCTCTCTCGGCGCCAGTCACTAGCTACACCTACGATGCCAACGGCCAGATCCTCACAATCACCGATCCACTCAGTCGCGTGACGACCTATGAATACGATAATCTCGGTCGCCAAATCTCGGTGACGTATCCTGACCCCGATGGTGTTGGCGCACTCGTCGCACTTTCGGAGACGACGGTCTACGACCTCTTCGGCCGTGTCGCCAGTCATACCGACGCCGCTGGCGTCGAGACCACCTACACGTACGATCCCGAAGGAAATTTGCTTTCCGAGACGACGCCGCTCGGCACGACTGCCTACAGCTATGACGAACTGAATCGACGCGTCGAAGTCGAATCCGCCGATCCCGATGGCGCAGGTCCGCTGAGCACCCTAGTCACGGCCTACGCCTACAACGCGGCTGGCATGCTCGCCGCCGTCACCACTCCGTCTGGCACGACACGCTATTCCTACGACAATCGCCGTCGTCAAACCGGAGTGACCGAGGTTGATCCCAACGAGTTGGAGCCCGCCATCGATTTCAGCTCTACGACATTCGAAGGCTATGCTGGCCAGGATAGCGCTGGCGGAACAACGGTCCTCGACGCTGGAGCGACGCTACAAATCACCGGAAACCATTGGAAGCGAATCGCGCTACCGTACGAAGTGACGGAAGATACAGTTCTTGAGTTTGACTTCCAGAGCACCATTCAAGGTGAAATTCAGGGAATCGGATTTGAGACCGACAACTCCCTTTCCACCGGCACGATCTTCAATCTCTACGGAACTCAAACCTGGGGTAACGAGACGTACAAGGACTACGATTCCGCTGCACCTAGCGTCAAGCATTACAAGCTCAACGTGGGCGAACACTTCACTGGCTCATTCCTCTACATGGTCTTCGCCAATGACGACGACGCCAGCGACGCCGCTGTCAGCATCTTCTCCAACGTGCGCGTCTATGAAGAGGTGGCCCCCGCGACGACAAGCACTACCTACGATGATGCCGGCAACGTCTTGAGCGAAACAGATGCGCTGGGAAATGTCACCAGTTATGCTTACGACAACCTCAATCGCATTGTCACCGTTACCGCGCCTGATCCGGATGGAGCCGGCGCGCAAACCTCACCGGTCACCAGCTACGCCTACAATGCCTACGGCCAAATGGCCAGCATGACCGATCCAAATGGCGGCGTAACGACGTATGTATACGACGACCTCGGCCGCAAGATTCAAGAGATTCTTCCTGATCCAGATGGCGCTGGCGCACTCGCATCTCCTGACGTCGAATACGCCTATGACGCCAAAGGCCAATTGGTCAGCATGACGGACGAGCTAGGGAACGTAACTAGCTACGACTACGACAATCTGGGCCGCCGAATCTCCATTACGCTTCCAGATCCCGATGGCGCTGGCGCGGCCACCTCTCCCGTGACCACGTATGAATATGATGCCGCGGGCCAACTGCTTAGCATGACCGATCCGCTCGGTCGGACGACGACCTACACGTACGACGCCTTAGGACGAACGCTCACTGAGACGCTTCCGGATCCGGACGGGGCTGGCTCCCTGGCCGCTCCAGTGACTACCTACATCTACGGCATCGACGGACGATTGACCAGCACTACCGATGCCGAAAGCCAGACTGTCAGCCATACCTATAACTCCGCCGGGCAAGTCGCGACGATGACCGATCCTCGCGGTACGACAACCTACGTCTATGACGCGTTGGGCCGACAGCTTTCGATCACCGAGCCTGACCCGGACGGAGCAGGGCCGCAAGCGGCGCCTGTTACTACGTATCAGTACGATGACTTTGGTCGCATGGTCGCCATGACCACAAACGACGGCACGACATCCTACGAATACGATGCGCTGGGCCGACTCAGCAAGCTCACTCAGCCTGATGTGAGCGACAGCATTCCGTCGATCGACTTCAACGCAGTCGCTGTCACCGGTCACTCCGGCAGTCAAGACACCGCAGGAGGCGTGGAGATCCTCGATGACGGCGCCACCTTGAAAATCACCGGCAATCATTGGAAGAAAATCGATTTACCCTACGAAGTGACAGCCAATACGGTGATCGAGTTTAATTTCCAAAGCACGGTCGAAGGAGAAATTCAGGGCATTGGCCTAGACGACAACAACACCTTGTCCAACGACAATATTTTCAAGCTTTACGGCACACAGACTTGGGCTCGCAATCAGTACGAGGATTACGACGCATCGGCGCCTGGCGTCAAGCACTACAAGATTTCCGTTGGCGATTTTTACACCGGAGAATTTTTGTACCTGATCTTCGGAAACGATGATGATGTCAATGATGCCGCCGTCAGCCTCTTCTCAAACATCCGAATCTATGAAGAAAGCGTCACGACCTACACCTACGACGCCAAGGGCAATCAACTCACCGAGACCAACTCCGCTGGCGCCACGACTTCGTACGACTACGACAACCTCGGCCGACTGATTCTGAAGACCGACGCTGAAGGGGGCGAGACCGAGTATACCTATGACGCCAACGGCAACCGGCTCACCCTGACCGATCCGGAAGAGAGTACGACCACCTGGACATACGACGCCCTCAACCGGATGTTGACCAACACGAACGAGTTGAGCGATACTCGCTACTACGAGTACGACGCCGCCGGCAACTTGACCGAGTACACCGACCGCAATGGCCGGGTCATTGATTACGTGTACGACAATCTCCAGCGCCGCATCGCCGAGAACTGGATGGATGGGATGTCAACGTTCCACACCATCACGTACGGCTATGACGCCGCTTCGCAACTGGTCGAAGCGAGTGATTCAGCCGTAACCTATACGTTCACTTATGATAACCTTGGCCGCAACACCAGTTCTGAGCACGACCTGGCCACACTCGGCTTTGACGTGGTGATTGACGAGGCGTACGACGCCCTGGGGCGCCGCGTTAGCCTTGCAGCTGAAATCGACGGGACAGACGACCTGGAAAACATGTACGCCTACGATTACCTAAATCGCATGACGCAGGTCACCCAGGCAGGCCAGGTTGGTGGCAACGGCGTTGCCGAGAAACGCGTCAATTTTGCCTATGATGCAGAAGACAAAAATCAGTTCACCTCGATAACGCGATTCGCCGATGTAGCCGGAACGGAGCTAGTGGCGACCAGCCATTACGGCTATGACGCTGCCGATCAGTTGGTAAGCTTGAGTTACATTGACGGTTCATTCAACACCTTGGCGGGCTACACGTGGAGCTATGATGCCGCCAACCGACAGACCGGACTCACCGTCTATGGCTACTCGGCCGAAAACGCCGCCTACAGCTACGACGATACCGACCAACTGACCGGCGCCGATCGCAGCGGCACGTCCGCCGACGAGTCGTACACCTACGACGAAAACGGCAACCGCATCGACGGCAGCAAGGTCATCGGCGCCGGGAACCAGATTCTTTCGGACGGGACTTACAACTACACATACGACGACGAAGGAAACATCACCCGCAAAACCAACATCGCCGACGGCAGCTATACCGTTTACGAGTGGGACTTCCGCAATCGCCTAGCCAGCGTCACCAACTACGACGTTTCTGACGTCAAACTGCAAAAGGTCGCCTACGGCTATGACGCCTTCAACAACCTGATCAGCCGCGACCTCGACAGCAACGGCGACGGCACGGTCGATCAGTCCGGCTACTTCATCTACGACAATGGTCAGATCTTGCTGCAGATCGATGACGCCGGCGACGTCGATCAGCGGCTCCTCTGGGGCTCAGGCGTCGACCAGATTCTGGCCGACGAAAACGCGGCCGGCGACGTCCTCTGGGCGCTGACTGATCAACAAAACACCATCCGTGATTGGGTAGAATACGACGCCATTGCCGACGACACCAGCGTCGTGAACCACATCGCCTACAACGCCTACGGCGAATTCACCAGCCAGTCGAACAGCTCCCTCGACACGCTCGATCTCTACTACACCAGCCGATTCTTCGACGAAGCGACTGGTCTACAGTACAATACCAACCGGTGGTACGACGCCGAACTAGGCCGTTGGATTAGCCAGGACCCGATTGGGTTTGCGGCGGGGGATGAGAATCTTTATCGGTATGTGGGGAATATCCCGACTAACGCGACTGATCCGTCTGGCCTCGAGCGTATTACTAAAACGGCTGTATCGAAAAGCTATATAAATACAATTACGAACATAGGTGCCAATGGAAGTGCAGAAAAAGTACGTTTATTGAAAGCATTTGCAATCGCAACAAATAACGGCGGCTATATTCACGATGGAAACGTAAGCTCGCCGACATCTGGAACACAACGGCTTCGTGCTCAAATTGAGATCGCGTTCGATGTCGATGTTAACGGCATCTCAAACCTAAATGTCACAAGCGATTCGCAAGGGGGACAAGAGGCGCCTTTTATCTATGGTTCGATCAACCTGACTCAATGGAAAGTGCAAGAGTCACCCTGGCTTGTGAAAGTTGGCTGGTTCACATGGGGACGGCCAGACCCAAAGCTGGAGCCTTCATTCCAGTTCATCTATCCACGAACCTCGGTCAACATTTGGCATGGAGTTGTATTGACCATAACTGTTGGTGCTTGTCTTGACTCGGCAGACATCAATGTTGAAAAATTTGAAGGCAGCGATTTTCCAAGCCATCGACTTTGGGTTGACAGTAGCCTTGTAGGTGATTTGCCACAGGGGAAATTTTCGTCATTATGGCAAAGCGATACGATACTCGGTCCCACTTTTGTGACGCGACAGGGGACTGCACTCCGTTTCCCTGATGGTAGTGGTGGCGGTGGAGGATGGTAA